A single Drechmeria coniospora strain ARSEF 6962 chromosome 03, whole genome shotgun sequence DNA region contains:
- a CDS encoding metalloprotease, with the protein MSCLCFIVPPHLLRAIAQSTHNTEDIRKRAQASLATHERMTGSLQDRGATTVQSRRTACGARFLPTPFIPQDVLTRLSMSPFVTECTRRRAARALSHLQVLEARRRVSQQGMMICILQPLTPISLSCAELAATYEDGESEANDSPYRAVYDAKKSENEIDLPGELVRAEGEARVGDKDVNLAYDNVGHVLSFYKDILGWRSLDNKNADVISSVHFGDEYENAFWDPEEMQMVFGDGGEFLGNFTGCIDVIGHELAHAITEHTSPLDYYDQSGALNEHVSDVFGIMVKQRVDNEKAVDADWLIGEGCLLPGVKGLALRSMKNPGKAYDDARFGKDPQVDNMRHYERKYDDNGGVHIYSGIPNKAFYLAAVAFGGYSWERAGQIWWKAMTGGRVPPRCTFKQFADVTVACAKDKFGEDAARTVRKAWTDVGVFKTL; encoded by the exons ATGTCTTGCCTCTGCTTCATCGTCCCACCTCATCTTCTCCGTGCCATCGCCCAGTCGACGCACAACACGGAGGATATCCGCAAGAGGGCCCAGGCATCTCTTGCAACCCATGAGCGTATGACTGGCTCCCTGCAGGACCGCGGGGCAACAACAGTCCAGTCTCGCAGAACTGCTTGCGGTGCTCGGTTTCTCCCAACACCGTTTATTCCCCAGGATGTTCTCACGCGACTGTCGATGTCACCGTTCGTCACAGAATGCACTCGCAGACGAGCTGCACGAGCCTTGTCTCATCTGCAGGTCCTCGAGGCCAGACGGCGGGTGTCGCAGCAAGGCATGATGATTTGCATCCTCCAACCGTTGACGCCCATCAGCTTATCTTGTGCAGAACTTGCCGCCACGtacgaggatggcgagagcgaggcgaACGATTCACCCTATCGTGCCGTGTACGATGCGAAGAAGTCGGAAAATGAAATCGATCTTCCCGGTGAGTTGGTTCGTGCCGAAGGAGAGGCCAGGGTCGGCGACAAGGACGTCAATCTTGCCTACGACAACGTCGGCCACGTTCTCAGCTTTTACAAGGACATTCTCGGATGGAGATCGCTTGACAACAAAAACGCCGACGTCATCAGCTCGGTCCACTTTGGCGACGAGTACGAGAATGCTT TTTGGGACCCGGAGGAGATGCAGATGGTTtttggcgacggcggtgaatTCCTCGGCAACTTCACGGGCTGCATCGATGTAATCGGCCACGAGCTGGCGCATGCCATCACGGAACACACGAGCCCCCTCGACTACTACGATCAATCCGGCGCCCTCAACGAGCACGTTTCCGATGTCTTTGGCATCATGGTCAAGCAAAGGGTCGACAACGAAAAGGCAGTCGATGCAGACTGGCTGATCGGCGAAGGGTGCCTCTTGCCTGGCGTAAAGGGTCTCGCCCTTCGAAGCATGAAGAATCCAGGCAAGGCCTACGATGACGCGCGTTTC GGCAAAGACCCTCAGGTGGACAACATGCGGCACTACGAGAGGAAATACGACGACAACGGCGGAGTCCACATCTACTCTGGCATTCCCAACAAGGCCTTTTacctggccgccgtcgcctttggCGGGTATTCTTGGGAGAGGGCCGGCCAGATCTGGTGGaaggccatgacgggcgGTCGCGTGCCTCCGAGATGCACCTTCAAACAGTTTGCCGACGTGACGGTGGCCTGCGCCAAGGATAAGtttggcgaggatgccgccaGGACGGTGCGCAAGGCGTGGACCGACGTTGGCGTTTTCAAAACCCTGTAG